CTTCGATGCGTGAGAAGCGCCAGATCAAACGCTGTCCTGCCGGGCACTGATACTCATTGGCTGCCGGATCGTAAATGAAGTCGGCCTTATCGAAACGGCCATCGGCCTTGGCTCCAGAGGTTCCCGTTTTGGGGACGATTGCGGTAATGCCAGCCTGCTGGCAGGCGAGGATTTCATCGCTTTTGAAGTACCCACGATCAGCGATCACCGTTAGATCGCTGACACTCATGGCCTCACGTGCTTGCTTGGCCATATTCGAGAGTTGATCTCGGTCAGTGCCAATGTTGGTGACTTCGTGAACCACGATCAGGTGGTGCTTTGCATCAACCGCCGTCTGGACGTTGTAGCCCACGACGCCTGTGCCGCGCGTCTTCATGGAGCGAGCATCCGGATCGGTCAGGGAAATCTGCTTGTCTGGCGATTGCTCAAGTTCGACCTCGATCTCCTTGAGCTTTTGCATTTGCGCCTTCAGTGCCGAAATCTTATCACTGAGCCGCTCTGTCTTGGCTTGGGCGATTTCCGGCGCCTGCCGATCTGCCGTATCCAGCTCGGTCAAATATCGATTGATGCTCGATTCGATCTCTTCCATTCGGCGTTGTAATTTCGCCCTGGTGAAATTCCGGTCCCGGTTATTCACCGCCTTAAATTTGCTGCCATCAATGGCGACCAAGGCTTCAGTGAAGAAATTCAATTGCTGACACAGAACGACGAATTGACGGCAAACATTGCGGATGGGCTTGCCATTGTCCTTGCGGAAGTTGGCAATCGTCTTGTGGTCAGGCGTGAGGCGCCCCATAAGCCACATCAGTTCAACATTTCGTTGTGCCTCTCGCTCTAACCGGCGACTCGACTG
The DNA window shown above is from Dechloromonas sp. HYN0024 and carries:
- a CDS encoding IS1182 family transposase, producing MKRFVQGESRTQSTLLPELLDDYITESNPVRVIDVFVDELSLGNLGFDGVDPAETGRPAYHPAVLLKLYIYGYLNRIQSSRRLEREAQRNVELMWLMGRLTPDHKTIANFRKDNGKPIRNVCRQFVVLCQQLNFFTEALVAIDGSKFKAVNNRDRNFTRAKLQRRMEEIESSINRYLTELDTADRQAPEIAQAKTERLSDKISALKAQMQKLKEIEVELEQSPDKQISLTDPDARSMKTRGTGVVGYNVQTAVDAKHHLIVVHEVTNIGTDRDQLSNMAKQAREAMSVSDLTVIADRGYFKSDEILACQQAGITAIVPKTGTSGAKADGRFDKADFIYDPAANEYQCPAGQRLIWRFSRIEAGLKLHRYWSSHCPRCTIKEQCTPSDYRRVSRWEHQTVLEEMQIRLDQAPDSMRIRRQTVEHPFGTLKLWMGGAHFLTRTLDRVSAEMSLQVLAYNLKRVMKILGVAALIGAMQAQ